In a genomic window of Campylobacter showae CSUNSWCD:
- a CDS encoding DHH family phosphoesterase has protein sequence MTIHHLSHTDLDGYGAQVITNHYFKNVKFYNSNYGKEIDEKFDQILAQISDKNTVSAESNLGGGQNDISQNVSGNHGETEVIKNDEKALILITDLNLTVEQCEAYEKALANKNAKILLLDHHQSGAECASKFGWYFLDSSRCATKITHDFFAKIYGVDASLNHFSDVVNAVDIWLKEDVNFEMGKVGLGLVANAKEINKTMFEAENSRYLFYLIKRAREFFDAGDDYVGLDEAIFGFKKDFFKEDKNDTLSNLISAFVVKKLSEEKEKFSIKYNDFKGILTYNIGNTSVIGNDFLVANPDVDFFIDVTSKKTLSFRANGKVDVSQMAKNLVGGGGHVNASGGLFAGFKDSFSYENVKAQITDLITKKTILQG, from the coding sequence ATGACCATCCACCACCTCTCGCACACCGATCTGGACGGATACGGCGCGCAGGTAATAACGAATCACTATTTTAAAAACGTTAAATTTTATAACTCGAACTATGGCAAGGAGATTGACGAGAAATTTGATCAAATTTTGGCTCAAATTTCGGATAAAAACACAGTCTCGGCGGAGTCAAATTTGGGCGGCGGGCAAAACGATATCTCGCAAAATGTGTCCGGAAATCACGGGGAAACCGAAGTGATTAAAAATGACGAAAAAGCGCTTATCCTGATAACGGATCTAAATTTAACCGTGGAGCAGTGCGAGGCCTACGAAAAGGCGCTCGCAAATAAAAACGCTAAAATTTTACTCCTAGATCATCACCAAAGCGGCGCCGAGTGCGCGAGCAAATTTGGCTGGTATTTTTTAGATAGCTCAAGGTGCGCGACTAAGATCACGCATGATTTTTTCGCTAAAATTTACGGCGTAGATGCGAGCCTAAATCACTTTAGCGACGTCGTAAACGCAGTCGACATCTGGCTAAAAGAGGACGTAAATTTTGAAATGGGTAAGGTCGGGCTAGGACTCGTCGCAAACGCAAAAGAGATAAACAAAACGATGTTTGAAGCAGAAAACTCGCGCTATCTTTTTTATCTAATCAAACGAGCGCGGGAGTTTTTCGACGCGGGAGACGACTATGTCGGGCTTGACGAGGCGATTTTTGGATTTAAAAAGGACTTTTTTAAAGAGGATAAAAACGATACGCTAAGCAACCTTATCTCGGCTTTCGTCGTTAAAAAACTAAGCGAAGAAAAAGAGAAATTTAGCATAAAGTATAACGATTTTAAGGGTATTTTGACCTATAATATCGGCAATACTTCCGTTATAGGCAATGATTTTTTAGTCGCAAATCCCGATGTTGATTTTTTCATCGACGTTACGAGCAAAAAGACGCTGAGCTTTCGCGCTAACGGCAAGGTAGACGTCAGCCAGATGGCTAAAAATTTAGTCGGCGGCGGCGGACACGTGAACGCTAGCGGCGGGCTTTTTGCGGGCTTTAAGGATAGCTTTAGCTATGAGAACGTAAAAGCACAGATAACCGACCTAATAACTAAAAAAACGATTTTACAAGGATAG